The Maniola hyperantus chromosome 19, iAphHyp1.2, whole genome shotgun sequence genome has a window encoding:
- the LOC117990994 gene encoding SET domain-containing protein SmydA-8-like isoform X4 has product MNKKSHKKKKRRGRNDGRNKENIIEAGCEEGKEVEAESEAKPKKQLCYEIKHSDVMGRYITATRDIKPGEVIIEAPALAVGPCSGCALICLGCYRELDEANLATCAGCKWPLCSSKCFGLGRYTGHSTYECDTLKTVPPDYSRLEDLKDSYQALMPLRCLLLKKADPDKWAALSAMEAHNSVRRARGDIFPMNDRNVVQRLKTWGLEYDEDEVHTVCGILEVNAFEVGGTGANARALYDAAFLLAHDCTPSTTHTDAERAPARTLTVRAAVPHAPGDIITLCYAYTLQGTLRRREHLRLSKFFECACKRCSDPTELDTYASAFLCPRCSGRVLSSAPLTAAAPWRCEHCPYEMPATAVQILIKKLTDEFEQIDANDVQGFENFLTKYRNVLQDSHYLCLSAKHSLSQLYGKVTDYMIHEMPEEKLHRKVEICRDLMKIFDVIEPGYSRLRGITLYELHAPLMVLTTRDFERKAISKENLRNRLKEIVSYLTQSALILSFEPRHTPEGLMASAASDALRKIKTWEQIIGKIS; this is encoded by the exons ATGAACAAGAAATCTCATAAAAAGAAG AAAAGGCGCGGCCGGAACGATGGACGGAATAAGGAGAACATCATCGAGGCGGGATGCGAGGAGGGCAAGGAAGTCGAGGCCGAGAGTGAGGCGAAACCGAAGAAGCAGCTGTGTTACGAGATCAAGCATTCTGATGTCATGGGGAG GTACATAACAGCAACCAGGGATATAAAACCCGGCGAAGTGATCATAGAGGCGCCTGCGCTAGCCGTGGGCCCCTGCTCCGGGTGCGCGCTCATCTGCCTGGGTTGCTACCGGGAACTGGACGAAGCCAACTTGGCCAC TTGCGCAGGGTGCAAATGGCCGCTATGCAGCAGCAAGTGCTTCGGGCTGGGCCGATACACCGGCCACTCCACGTACGAGTGCGACACGTTGAAGACTGTGCCTCCCGACTACAGCAGGCTCGAAGACTTGAAGGATTCCTATCAAGCGCTTATGCCTTTACG ATGTCTGCTATTAAAGAAAGCGGACCCAGACAAATGGGCAGCACTCTCAGCGATGGAAGCTCACAACAGCGTCCGTCGCGCTAGAGGCGACATCTTCCCCATGAACGACAGAAACGTGGTGCAGAGGCTCAAGACCTGGGGGCTGGAGTATGACGAGGACGAGGTACACACTGTCTGCGGTATTTTGGAG GTAAACGCTTTCGAAGTGGGTGGCACAGGTGCCAACGCCCGTGCGCTGTACGACGCAGCGTTCCTCCTCGCACACGACTGCACACCATCCACCACGCACACGGATGCGGAACGCGCACCCGCACGCACGCTGACCGTGCGCGCCGCAGTGCCGCACGCACCCGGAGATATCATCACACTGTGCTACGCTTACACTTTACag GGTACATTAAGACGTCGTGAGCATCTAAGGCTAAGCAAATTCTTCGAGTGCGCTTGCAAGCGCTGCTCAGATCCAACTGAGCTAGATACTTACGCCAGCGCGTTTCTCTGCCCACGGTGCAGTGGAAGAGTTCTGAGCAGTGCACCGCTGACTGCCGCTGCTCCTTGGCGTTGTGAACATTGTCCTTATGAAATGCCCGCTACTGCTGTACAAATTTTGATCAAGAA ATTAACCGATGAATTTGAACAAATAGACGCCAACGATGTCCAAGGCTTTGAAAACTTCCTGACCAAGTACCGCAATGTTTTACAAGATAGCCACTACCTCTGCCTGTCCGCTAAGCATTCCTTAAGCCAGCTCTATGGGAAGGTGACTGACTACATGATACATGAGATGCCGGAGGAGAAGCTTCACAGGAAAGTGGAGATCTGCAGGGATTTGATGAAGATCTTTGACGTGATTGAGCCAGGGTATTCTAGGTTACGAG GTATTACTTTGTACGAACTACATGCACCTCTCATGGTCCTGACAACGAGGGACTTTGAAAGAAAAGCTATTTCAAAGGAAAACTTACGGAATCGTTTAAAAGAG ATCGTAAGCTACCTGACCCAGTCAGCTCTGATCCTGAGCTTCGAGCCGCGCCACACGCCCGAGGGGCTGATGGCGTCGGCGGCATCGGACGCGCTGCGCAAAATCAAGACGTGGGAGCAAATCATCGGGAAGATCTCCTGA
- the LOC117990994 gene encoding SET domain-containing protein SmydA-8-like isoform X6, translating to MLGCVSCKRRGRNDGRNKENIIEAGCEEGKEVEAESEAKPKKQLCYEIKHSDVMGRYITATRDIKPGEVIIEAPALAVGPCSGCALICLGCYRELDEANLATCAGCKWPLCSSKCFGLGRYTGHSTYECDTLKTVPPDYSRLEDLKDSYQALMPLRCLLLKKADPDKWAALSAMEAHNSVRRARGDIFPMNDRNVVQRLKTWGLEYDEDEVHTVCGILEVNAFEVGGTGANARALYDAAFLLAHDCTPSTTHTDAERAPARTLTVRAAVPHAPGDIITLCYAYTLQGTLRRREHLRLSKFFECACKRCSDPTELDTYASAFLCPRCSGRVLSSAPLTAAAPWRCEHCPYEMPATAVQILIKKLTDEFEQIDANDVQGFENFLTKYRNVLQDSHYLCLSAKHSLSQLYGKVTDYMIHEMPEEKLHRKVEICRDLMKIFDVIEPGYSRLRGITLYELHAPLMVLTTRDFERKAISKENLRNRLKEIVSYLTQSALILSFEPRHTPEGLMASAASDALRKIKTWEQIIGKIS from the exons ATGCTGGGATGCGTTTCTTGT AAAAGGCGCGGCCGGAACGATGGACGGAATAAGGAGAACATCATCGAGGCGGGATGCGAGGAGGGCAAGGAAGTCGAGGCCGAGAGTGAGGCGAAACCGAAGAAGCAGCTGTGTTACGAGATCAAGCATTCTGATGTCATGGGGAG GTACATAACAGCAACCAGGGATATAAAACCCGGCGAAGTGATCATAGAGGCGCCTGCGCTAGCCGTGGGCCCCTGCTCCGGGTGCGCGCTCATCTGCCTGGGTTGCTACCGGGAACTGGACGAAGCCAACTTGGCCAC TTGCGCAGGGTGCAAATGGCCGCTATGCAGCAGCAAGTGCTTCGGGCTGGGCCGATACACCGGCCACTCCACGTACGAGTGCGACACGTTGAAGACTGTGCCTCCCGACTACAGCAGGCTCGAAGACTTGAAGGATTCCTATCAAGCGCTTATGCCTTTACG ATGTCTGCTATTAAAGAAAGCGGACCCAGACAAATGGGCAGCACTCTCAGCGATGGAAGCTCACAACAGCGTCCGTCGCGCTAGAGGCGACATCTTCCCCATGAACGACAGAAACGTGGTGCAGAGGCTCAAGACCTGGGGGCTGGAGTATGACGAGGACGAGGTACACACTGTCTGCGGTATTTTGGAG GTAAACGCTTTCGAAGTGGGTGGCACAGGTGCCAACGCCCGTGCGCTGTACGACGCAGCGTTCCTCCTCGCACACGACTGCACACCATCCACCACGCACACGGATGCGGAACGCGCACCCGCACGCACGCTGACCGTGCGCGCCGCAGTGCCGCACGCACCCGGAGATATCATCACACTGTGCTACGCTTACACTTTACag GGTACATTAAGACGTCGTGAGCATCTAAGGCTAAGCAAATTCTTCGAGTGCGCTTGCAAGCGCTGCTCAGATCCAACTGAGCTAGATACTTACGCCAGCGCGTTTCTCTGCCCACGGTGCAGTGGAAGAGTTCTGAGCAGTGCACCGCTGACTGCCGCTGCTCCTTGGCGTTGTGAACATTGTCCTTATGAAATGCCCGCTACTGCTGTACAAATTTTGATCAAGAA ATTAACCGATGAATTTGAACAAATAGACGCCAACGATGTCCAAGGCTTTGAAAACTTCCTGACCAAGTACCGCAATGTTTTACAAGATAGCCACTACCTCTGCCTGTCCGCTAAGCATTCCTTAAGCCAGCTCTATGGGAAGGTGACTGACTACATGATACATGAGATGCCGGAGGAGAAGCTTCACAGGAAAGTGGAGATCTGCAGGGATTTGATGAAGATCTTTGACGTGATTGAGCCAGGGTATTCTAGGTTACGAG GTATTACTTTGTACGAACTACATGCACCTCTCATGGTCCTGACAACGAGGGACTTTGAAAGAAAAGCTATTTCAAAGGAAAACTTACGGAATCGTTTAAAAGAG ATCGTAAGCTACCTGACCCAGTCAGCTCTGATCCTGAGCTTCGAGCCGCGCCACACGCCCGAGGGGCTGATGGCGTCGGCGGCATCGGACGCGCTGCGCAAAATCAAGACGTGGGAGCAAATCATCGGGAAGATCTCCTGA
- the LOC117990994 gene encoding SET domain-containing protein SmydA-8-like isoform X3: MNKKSHKKKQKRRGRNDGRNKENIIEAGCEEGKEVEAESEAKPKKQLCYEIKHSDVMGRYITATRDIKPGEVIIEAPALAVGPCSGCALICLGCYRELDEANLATCAGCKWPLCSSKCFGLGRYTGHSTYECDTLKTVPPDYSRLEDLKDSYQALMPLRCLLLKKADPDKWAALSAMEAHNSVRRARGDIFPMNDRNVVQRLKTWGLEYDEDEVHTVCGILEVNAFEVGGTGANARALYDAAFLLAHDCTPSTTHTDAERAPARTLTVRAAVPHAPGDIITLCYAYTLQGTLRRREHLRLSKFFECACKRCSDPTELDTYASAFLCPRCSGRVLSSAPLTAAAPWRCEHCPYEMPATAVQILIKKLTDEFEQIDANDVQGFENFLTKYRNVLQDSHYLCLSAKHSLSQLYGKVTDYMIHEMPEEKLHRKVEICRDLMKIFDVIEPGYSRLRGITLYELHAPLMVLTTRDFERKAISKENLRNRLKEIVSYLTQSALILSFEPRHTPEGLMASAASDALRKIKTWEQIIGKIS, from the exons ATGAACAAGAAATCTCATAAAAAGAAG CAGAAAAGGCGCGGCCGGAACGATGGACGGAATAAGGAGAACATCATCGAGGCGGGATGCGAGGAGGGCAAGGAAGTCGAGGCCGAGAGTGAGGCGAAACCGAAGAAGCAGCTGTGTTACGAGATCAAGCATTCTGATGTCATGGGGAG GTACATAACAGCAACCAGGGATATAAAACCCGGCGAAGTGATCATAGAGGCGCCTGCGCTAGCCGTGGGCCCCTGCTCCGGGTGCGCGCTCATCTGCCTGGGTTGCTACCGGGAACTGGACGAAGCCAACTTGGCCAC TTGCGCAGGGTGCAAATGGCCGCTATGCAGCAGCAAGTGCTTCGGGCTGGGCCGATACACCGGCCACTCCACGTACGAGTGCGACACGTTGAAGACTGTGCCTCCCGACTACAGCAGGCTCGAAGACTTGAAGGATTCCTATCAAGCGCTTATGCCTTTACG ATGTCTGCTATTAAAGAAAGCGGACCCAGACAAATGGGCAGCACTCTCAGCGATGGAAGCTCACAACAGCGTCCGTCGCGCTAGAGGCGACATCTTCCCCATGAACGACAGAAACGTGGTGCAGAGGCTCAAGACCTGGGGGCTGGAGTATGACGAGGACGAGGTACACACTGTCTGCGGTATTTTGGAG GTAAACGCTTTCGAAGTGGGTGGCACAGGTGCCAACGCCCGTGCGCTGTACGACGCAGCGTTCCTCCTCGCACACGACTGCACACCATCCACCACGCACACGGATGCGGAACGCGCACCCGCACGCACGCTGACCGTGCGCGCCGCAGTGCCGCACGCACCCGGAGATATCATCACACTGTGCTACGCTTACACTTTACag GGTACATTAAGACGTCGTGAGCATCTAAGGCTAAGCAAATTCTTCGAGTGCGCTTGCAAGCGCTGCTCAGATCCAACTGAGCTAGATACTTACGCCAGCGCGTTTCTCTGCCCACGGTGCAGTGGAAGAGTTCTGAGCAGTGCACCGCTGACTGCCGCTGCTCCTTGGCGTTGTGAACATTGTCCTTATGAAATGCCCGCTACTGCTGTACAAATTTTGATCAAGAA ATTAACCGATGAATTTGAACAAATAGACGCCAACGATGTCCAAGGCTTTGAAAACTTCCTGACCAAGTACCGCAATGTTTTACAAGATAGCCACTACCTCTGCCTGTCCGCTAAGCATTCCTTAAGCCAGCTCTATGGGAAGGTGACTGACTACATGATACATGAGATGCCGGAGGAGAAGCTTCACAGGAAAGTGGAGATCTGCAGGGATTTGATGAAGATCTTTGACGTGATTGAGCCAGGGTATTCTAGGTTACGAG GTATTACTTTGTACGAACTACATGCACCTCTCATGGTCCTGACAACGAGGGACTTTGAAAGAAAAGCTATTTCAAAGGAAAACTTACGGAATCGTTTAAAAGAG ATCGTAAGCTACCTGACCCAGTCAGCTCTGATCCTGAGCTTCGAGCCGCGCCACACGCCCGAGGGGCTGATGGCGTCGGCGGCATCGGACGCGCTGCGCAAAATCAAGACGTGGGAGCAAATCATCGGGAAGATCTCCTGA
- the LOC117990994 gene encoding SET domain-containing protein SmydA-8-like isoform X5 has product MLGCVSCQKRRGRNDGRNKENIIEAGCEEGKEVEAESEAKPKKQLCYEIKHSDVMGRYITATRDIKPGEVIIEAPALAVGPCSGCALICLGCYRELDEANLATCAGCKWPLCSSKCFGLGRYTGHSTYECDTLKTVPPDYSRLEDLKDSYQALMPLRCLLLKKADPDKWAALSAMEAHNSVRRARGDIFPMNDRNVVQRLKTWGLEYDEDEVHTVCGILEVNAFEVGGTGANARALYDAAFLLAHDCTPSTTHTDAERAPARTLTVRAAVPHAPGDIITLCYAYTLQGTLRRREHLRLSKFFECACKRCSDPTELDTYASAFLCPRCSGRVLSSAPLTAAAPWRCEHCPYEMPATAVQILIKKLTDEFEQIDANDVQGFENFLTKYRNVLQDSHYLCLSAKHSLSQLYGKVTDYMIHEMPEEKLHRKVEICRDLMKIFDVIEPGYSRLRGITLYELHAPLMVLTTRDFERKAISKENLRNRLKEIVSYLTQSALILSFEPRHTPEGLMASAASDALRKIKTWEQIIGKIS; this is encoded by the exons ATGCTGGGATGCGTTTCTTGT CAGAAAAGGCGCGGCCGGAACGATGGACGGAATAAGGAGAACATCATCGAGGCGGGATGCGAGGAGGGCAAGGAAGTCGAGGCCGAGAGTGAGGCGAAACCGAAGAAGCAGCTGTGTTACGAGATCAAGCATTCTGATGTCATGGGGAG GTACATAACAGCAACCAGGGATATAAAACCCGGCGAAGTGATCATAGAGGCGCCTGCGCTAGCCGTGGGCCCCTGCTCCGGGTGCGCGCTCATCTGCCTGGGTTGCTACCGGGAACTGGACGAAGCCAACTTGGCCAC TTGCGCAGGGTGCAAATGGCCGCTATGCAGCAGCAAGTGCTTCGGGCTGGGCCGATACACCGGCCACTCCACGTACGAGTGCGACACGTTGAAGACTGTGCCTCCCGACTACAGCAGGCTCGAAGACTTGAAGGATTCCTATCAAGCGCTTATGCCTTTACG ATGTCTGCTATTAAAGAAAGCGGACCCAGACAAATGGGCAGCACTCTCAGCGATGGAAGCTCACAACAGCGTCCGTCGCGCTAGAGGCGACATCTTCCCCATGAACGACAGAAACGTGGTGCAGAGGCTCAAGACCTGGGGGCTGGAGTATGACGAGGACGAGGTACACACTGTCTGCGGTATTTTGGAG GTAAACGCTTTCGAAGTGGGTGGCACAGGTGCCAACGCCCGTGCGCTGTACGACGCAGCGTTCCTCCTCGCACACGACTGCACACCATCCACCACGCACACGGATGCGGAACGCGCACCCGCACGCACGCTGACCGTGCGCGCCGCAGTGCCGCACGCACCCGGAGATATCATCACACTGTGCTACGCTTACACTTTACag GGTACATTAAGACGTCGTGAGCATCTAAGGCTAAGCAAATTCTTCGAGTGCGCTTGCAAGCGCTGCTCAGATCCAACTGAGCTAGATACTTACGCCAGCGCGTTTCTCTGCCCACGGTGCAGTGGAAGAGTTCTGAGCAGTGCACCGCTGACTGCCGCTGCTCCTTGGCGTTGTGAACATTGTCCTTATGAAATGCCCGCTACTGCTGTACAAATTTTGATCAAGAA ATTAACCGATGAATTTGAACAAATAGACGCCAACGATGTCCAAGGCTTTGAAAACTTCCTGACCAAGTACCGCAATGTTTTACAAGATAGCCACTACCTCTGCCTGTCCGCTAAGCATTCCTTAAGCCAGCTCTATGGGAAGGTGACTGACTACATGATACATGAGATGCCGGAGGAGAAGCTTCACAGGAAAGTGGAGATCTGCAGGGATTTGATGAAGATCTTTGACGTGATTGAGCCAGGGTATTCTAGGTTACGAG GTATTACTTTGTACGAACTACATGCACCTCTCATGGTCCTGACAACGAGGGACTTTGAAAGAAAAGCTATTTCAAAGGAAAACTTACGGAATCGTTTAAAAGAG ATCGTAAGCTACCTGACCCAGTCAGCTCTGATCCTGAGCTTCGAGCCGCGCCACACGCCCGAGGGGCTGATGGCGTCGGCGGCATCGGACGCGCTGCGCAAAATCAAGACGTGGGAGCAAATCATCGGGAAGATCTCCTGA
- the LOC117990994 gene encoding SET domain-containing protein SmydA-8-like isoform X2 — translation MSELSVPDTTYLSDHRPASSIMNKKSHKKKKRRGRNDGRNKENIIEAGCEEGKEVEAESEAKPKKQLCYEIKHSDVMGRYITATRDIKPGEVIIEAPALAVGPCSGCALICLGCYRELDEANLATCAGCKWPLCSSKCFGLGRYTGHSTYECDTLKTVPPDYSRLEDLKDSYQALMPLRCLLLKKADPDKWAALSAMEAHNSVRRARGDIFPMNDRNVVQRLKTWGLEYDEDEVHTVCGILEVNAFEVGGTGANARALYDAAFLLAHDCTPSTTHTDAERAPARTLTVRAAVPHAPGDIITLCYAYTLQGTLRRREHLRLSKFFECACKRCSDPTELDTYASAFLCPRCSGRVLSSAPLTAAAPWRCEHCPYEMPATAVQILIKKLTDEFEQIDANDVQGFENFLTKYRNVLQDSHYLCLSAKHSLSQLYGKVTDYMIHEMPEEKLHRKVEICRDLMKIFDVIEPGYSRLRGITLYELHAPLMVLTTRDFERKAISKENLRNRLKEIVSYLTQSALILSFEPRHTPEGLMASAASDALRKIKTWEQIIGKIS, via the exons atcaTCGCCCGGCGTCGTCCATCATGAACAAGAAATCTCATAAAAAGAAG AAAAGGCGCGGCCGGAACGATGGACGGAATAAGGAGAACATCATCGAGGCGGGATGCGAGGAGGGCAAGGAAGTCGAGGCCGAGAGTGAGGCGAAACCGAAGAAGCAGCTGTGTTACGAGATCAAGCATTCTGATGTCATGGGGAG GTACATAACAGCAACCAGGGATATAAAACCCGGCGAAGTGATCATAGAGGCGCCTGCGCTAGCCGTGGGCCCCTGCTCCGGGTGCGCGCTCATCTGCCTGGGTTGCTACCGGGAACTGGACGAAGCCAACTTGGCCAC TTGCGCAGGGTGCAAATGGCCGCTATGCAGCAGCAAGTGCTTCGGGCTGGGCCGATACACCGGCCACTCCACGTACGAGTGCGACACGTTGAAGACTGTGCCTCCCGACTACAGCAGGCTCGAAGACTTGAAGGATTCCTATCAAGCGCTTATGCCTTTACG ATGTCTGCTATTAAAGAAAGCGGACCCAGACAAATGGGCAGCACTCTCAGCGATGGAAGCTCACAACAGCGTCCGTCGCGCTAGAGGCGACATCTTCCCCATGAACGACAGAAACGTGGTGCAGAGGCTCAAGACCTGGGGGCTGGAGTATGACGAGGACGAGGTACACACTGTCTGCGGTATTTTGGAG GTAAACGCTTTCGAAGTGGGTGGCACAGGTGCCAACGCCCGTGCGCTGTACGACGCAGCGTTCCTCCTCGCACACGACTGCACACCATCCACCACGCACACGGATGCGGAACGCGCACCCGCACGCACGCTGACCGTGCGCGCCGCAGTGCCGCACGCACCCGGAGATATCATCACACTGTGCTACGCTTACACTTTACag GGTACATTAAGACGTCGTGAGCATCTAAGGCTAAGCAAATTCTTCGAGTGCGCTTGCAAGCGCTGCTCAGATCCAACTGAGCTAGATACTTACGCCAGCGCGTTTCTCTGCCCACGGTGCAGTGGAAGAGTTCTGAGCAGTGCACCGCTGACTGCCGCTGCTCCTTGGCGTTGTGAACATTGTCCTTATGAAATGCCCGCTACTGCTGTACAAATTTTGATCAAGAA ATTAACCGATGAATTTGAACAAATAGACGCCAACGATGTCCAAGGCTTTGAAAACTTCCTGACCAAGTACCGCAATGTTTTACAAGATAGCCACTACCTCTGCCTGTCCGCTAAGCATTCCTTAAGCCAGCTCTATGGGAAGGTGACTGACTACATGATACATGAGATGCCGGAGGAGAAGCTTCACAGGAAAGTGGAGATCTGCAGGGATTTGATGAAGATCTTTGACGTGATTGAGCCAGGGTATTCTAGGTTACGAG GTATTACTTTGTACGAACTACATGCACCTCTCATGGTCCTGACAACGAGGGACTTTGAAAGAAAAGCTATTTCAAAGGAAAACTTACGGAATCGTTTAAAAGAG ATCGTAAGCTACCTGACCCAGTCAGCTCTGATCCTGAGCTTCGAGCCGCGCCACACGCCCGAGGGGCTGATGGCGTCGGCGGCATCGGACGCGCTGCGCAAAATCAAGACGTGGGAGCAAATCATCGGGAAGATCTCCTGA
- the LOC117990994 gene encoding SET domain-containing protein SmydA-8-like isoform X1 has protein sequence MSELSVPDTTYLSDHRPASSIMNKKSHKKKQKRRGRNDGRNKENIIEAGCEEGKEVEAESEAKPKKQLCYEIKHSDVMGRYITATRDIKPGEVIIEAPALAVGPCSGCALICLGCYRELDEANLATCAGCKWPLCSSKCFGLGRYTGHSTYECDTLKTVPPDYSRLEDLKDSYQALMPLRCLLLKKADPDKWAALSAMEAHNSVRRARGDIFPMNDRNVVQRLKTWGLEYDEDEVHTVCGILEVNAFEVGGTGANARALYDAAFLLAHDCTPSTTHTDAERAPARTLTVRAAVPHAPGDIITLCYAYTLQGTLRRREHLRLSKFFECACKRCSDPTELDTYASAFLCPRCSGRVLSSAPLTAAAPWRCEHCPYEMPATAVQILIKKLTDEFEQIDANDVQGFENFLTKYRNVLQDSHYLCLSAKHSLSQLYGKVTDYMIHEMPEEKLHRKVEICRDLMKIFDVIEPGYSRLRGITLYELHAPLMVLTTRDFERKAISKENLRNRLKEIVSYLTQSALILSFEPRHTPEGLMASAASDALRKIKTWEQIIGKIS, from the exons atcaTCGCCCGGCGTCGTCCATCATGAACAAGAAATCTCATAAAAAGAAG CAGAAAAGGCGCGGCCGGAACGATGGACGGAATAAGGAGAACATCATCGAGGCGGGATGCGAGGAGGGCAAGGAAGTCGAGGCCGAGAGTGAGGCGAAACCGAAGAAGCAGCTGTGTTACGAGATCAAGCATTCTGATGTCATGGGGAG GTACATAACAGCAACCAGGGATATAAAACCCGGCGAAGTGATCATAGAGGCGCCTGCGCTAGCCGTGGGCCCCTGCTCCGGGTGCGCGCTCATCTGCCTGGGTTGCTACCGGGAACTGGACGAAGCCAACTTGGCCAC TTGCGCAGGGTGCAAATGGCCGCTATGCAGCAGCAAGTGCTTCGGGCTGGGCCGATACACCGGCCACTCCACGTACGAGTGCGACACGTTGAAGACTGTGCCTCCCGACTACAGCAGGCTCGAAGACTTGAAGGATTCCTATCAAGCGCTTATGCCTTTACG ATGTCTGCTATTAAAGAAAGCGGACCCAGACAAATGGGCAGCACTCTCAGCGATGGAAGCTCACAACAGCGTCCGTCGCGCTAGAGGCGACATCTTCCCCATGAACGACAGAAACGTGGTGCAGAGGCTCAAGACCTGGGGGCTGGAGTATGACGAGGACGAGGTACACACTGTCTGCGGTATTTTGGAG GTAAACGCTTTCGAAGTGGGTGGCACAGGTGCCAACGCCCGTGCGCTGTACGACGCAGCGTTCCTCCTCGCACACGACTGCACACCATCCACCACGCACACGGATGCGGAACGCGCACCCGCACGCACGCTGACCGTGCGCGCCGCAGTGCCGCACGCACCCGGAGATATCATCACACTGTGCTACGCTTACACTTTACag GGTACATTAAGACGTCGTGAGCATCTAAGGCTAAGCAAATTCTTCGAGTGCGCTTGCAAGCGCTGCTCAGATCCAACTGAGCTAGATACTTACGCCAGCGCGTTTCTCTGCCCACGGTGCAGTGGAAGAGTTCTGAGCAGTGCACCGCTGACTGCCGCTGCTCCTTGGCGTTGTGAACATTGTCCTTATGAAATGCCCGCTACTGCTGTACAAATTTTGATCAAGAA ATTAACCGATGAATTTGAACAAATAGACGCCAACGATGTCCAAGGCTTTGAAAACTTCCTGACCAAGTACCGCAATGTTTTACAAGATAGCCACTACCTCTGCCTGTCCGCTAAGCATTCCTTAAGCCAGCTCTATGGGAAGGTGACTGACTACATGATACATGAGATGCCGGAGGAGAAGCTTCACAGGAAAGTGGAGATCTGCAGGGATTTGATGAAGATCTTTGACGTGATTGAGCCAGGGTATTCTAGGTTACGAG GTATTACTTTGTACGAACTACATGCACCTCTCATGGTCCTGACAACGAGGGACTTTGAAAGAAAAGCTATTTCAAAGGAAAACTTACGGAATCGTTTAAAAGAG ATCGTAAGCTACCTGACCCAGTCAGCTCTGATCCTGAGCTTCGAGCCGCGCCACACGCCCGAGGGGCTGATGGCGTCGGCGGCATCGGACGCGCTGCGCAAAATCAAGACGTGGGAGCAAATCATCGGGAAGATCTCCTGA